The Henckelia pumila isolate YLH828 chromosome 2, ASM3356847v2, whole genome shotgun sequence genome includes a window with the following:
- the LOC140880667 gene encoding transcriptional corepressor LEUNIG_HOMOLOG — MAQSNWEADKMLDVYIHDYLLKRKLLNSAKAFMTEGKVATDPVAIDAPGGFLFEWWSVFWDIFIARTNEKHSEAAAAYIETQQIKTREQQQQLQMHQLQLMQQRNAQAQLQRRDPNHPPLGGPMNSMNSDGMIGQPSASVLAMKMYEEQMKHPHSMDSETSPGLIDSNRMALLKSSSNQQGQLVQGNSGSMSAALQQIQGRPQLTPDIKTEVNLSATQKSLPMDPSSIYGQAILPSKSGLGGAGLSQGVTGLPLKGWPLTGIDQLRPSMGLQVQKPSLQAQNQFLLASQQQQALVQAQAQGNLGNSANYGFGGLPRGNFSAKDGQTPRNDGSICSPAQSNSPKMKMAQLQQSSSQQQDQQQQQQQLQQNNRKRKQHSSSGRANSTGTGNTVGPSPGSPQSTHTPGDGITTASSLQHVNSVSKSMMMYGAEGTGGIASSTNQLDDLENFGDIGSLDDNVESFLSNDGGDGNLYSSLKQTLNVHKTETSKGFTFGEVSCFRTRNKVTCCHFSSDGKLLASAGHDKKAVLWNMDTLHTESTPEEHQHLITDVRFRPNSTQLATASFDKSVRLWDAANPSYCLNAYTAHTSHVMSLDFHPKKNDLFCFCDSNNEIRYWNISPFSCTRISKQGGSAQVRFQPINGHLLAAASDKVVSIFDVENDRQTHSFQGHSGVVNYLCWDLNGDLLASVSEDSIKVWSLASGEFIHELNSNGNQFHSCVFHPSYTALLVIGGLRSLELWNMAENKSMTVAAHENIIAALAQSPLTGMVASASHDSSVKLWK, encoded by the exons ATGGCGCAGAGTAATTGGGAAGCTGATAAGat GCTTGATGTCTATATTCATGATTATTTGTTGAAAAGAAAATTGCTCAATTCTGCCAAAGCCTTCATGACAGAAGGAAAAGTTGCTACAGATCCTGTAG CCATTGATGCCCCAGGAGGATTTCTTTTTGAGTGGTGGTCCGTATTTTGGGACATATTCATTGCAAGAACAAACGAGAAGCACTCAGAGGCAGCGGCTGCCTACATTGAG ACTCAGCAAATAAAAACAAGGGAGCAGCAACAACAGTTGCAAATGCATCAATTGCAGCTCATGCAGCAGCGCAACGCCCAAGCCCAATTACAGCGAAGGGATCCTAATCATCCCCCCCTCGGCGGTCCAATGAACTCCATGAACTCGGATGGGATGATAGGACAGCCATCTGCCAGTGTGTTGGCTATGAAAATGTATGAAGAACAGATGAAACATCCCCATTCTATGGATTCCGAGACATCACCTGGACTTATTGATTCAAATAGGATGGCACTTCTGAAATCGTCTTCAAATCAACAAGG ACAACTGGTGCAAGGCAATTCTGGGAGCATGTCTGCAGCCTTGCAGCAAATTCAAGGACGTCCTCAACTGACCCCT GACATTAAAACGGAAGTTAACTTGAGTGCAACTCAAAAGTCTTTACCCATGGATCCATCATCTATATATGGACAAGCGATTCTACCGTCAAAATCTGGACTTGGTGGTGCAG GTTTAAGTCAAGGTGTCACTGGTCTACCATTGAAGGGCTGGCCGCTGACT GGAATTGATCAATTGAGGCCAAGTATGGGGTTACAAGTACAAAAACCAAGTCTACAGGCTCAGAATCAGTTTCTTTTGGCATCACAACAACAGCAGGCTCTAGTACAAGCACAGGCACAAGGCAACCTTGGAAATTCTGCTAATTATGGGTTTGGAGGATTACCGAGGGGTAATTTTAGCGCAAAAGATGGTCAAACTCCCAGAAACGATGGATCTATTTGCTCTCCAGCGCAATCAAATTCACCAAAG ATGAAAATGGCCCAATTGCAGCAGTCTTCCTCACAACAACAGGATCAGCAACAGCAGCAGCAACAATTGCAACAG AATAACAGGAAAAGAAAACAACACTCTTCATCAGGACGTGCCAACAGTACTGGAACTGGAAATACGGTAGGACCCTCTCCGGGATCACCACAATCAACACACACACCCGGCGATGGTATTACTACTGCAAGTAGCCTTCAGCATGTCAACAGCGTGTCCAAGAGCATGATGATGTATGGTGCTGAGGGTACTGGTGGAATTGCATCATCTACTAATCAACTT GATGACTTGGAGAATTTTGGAGACATTGGCTCCCTTGATGATAATGTCGAATCATTTTTGTCAAATGATGGAGGAGATGGAAATTTATATAGCTCTTTGAAACAAACCCTGAATGTGCATAAAACAGAGACCTCAAAAG GTTTTACATTTGGGGAAGTTAGCTGTTTTCGGACAAGGAATAAGGTGACCTGTTGCCATTTCTCTTCTGATGGGAAGTTGTTAGCCAGTGCTGGGCATGATAAAAAG GCTGTTCTTTGGAACATGGATACTCTCCATACAGAGAGCACGCCAGAAGAACATCAGCACTTAATTACAGATGTCCGCTTCAGGCCAAATTCTACTCAACTTGCAACAGCTTCATTTGATAAGTCCGTGAGATTGTGGGATGCAGCTAAT CCAAGCTACTGCCTGAATGCTTACACTGCGCATACTTCCCATGTCATGTCCCTGGATTTCCATCCTAAGAAGAATGATCTTTTTTGTTTCTGTGATAGTAACAATGAAATTCGCTATTGGAATATTAGTCCATTTTCCTGCACTCGTATTTCAAAG CAAGGAGGCAGTGCACAAGTTCGATTTCAACCAATAAACGGACATCTATTAGCAGCAGCATCGGATAAGGTGGTTTCCATATTTGATGTTGAAAATGACAGACAAACTCATTCTTTCCAG GGGCATTCTGGTGTGGTGAACTACCTGTGCTGGGACCTTAATGGTGATCTGCTGGCGTCTGTTAGTGAGGACAGCATTAAAGTTTGGTCATTGGCCTCTGGAGAGTTCATTCATGAGCTCAATTCCAATGGGAATCAGTTCCATTCATGTGTTTTTCACCCAAGCTATACAGCCCTCTTGGTCATTGGCGGACTGCGG TCTCTGGAGTTGTGGAACATGGCCGAGAACAAAAGCATGACCGTTGCTGCCCATGAGAACATAATTGCTGCATTGGCACAGTCACCTCTGACTGGGATGGTCGCCTCCGCAAGTCACGACAGTTCTGTCAAGTTATGGAAATAA
- the LOC140884184 gene encoding cyclin-dependent kinase inhibitor 3-like: MGKYMKKSKIRGDVAVKDASQSSLGVRTRAKALALQRLQSSAESLPPKPEQCYLELRSRRLEKPTLVRQNMQKIPSPRDSLNCPEKEEFGSGSVPKEEESVCRAFEAGDLEIDASFGENNLESEARGRRTRESTPCSLIGATDTIITPGSSTKSATLAPTNQRVRNTRIRSMPTDHELEEFFSQMEEAQHRHFIDKYNFDIVNDLPLPGRYIWEKLSP, from the exons ATGGGAAAGTATATGAAGAAGTCGAAAATACGTGGCGACGTGGCGGTGAAGGATGCGTCGCAGTCGTCACTGGGTGTTCGTACACGCGCCAAAGCCCTAGCCTTACAGCGCCTCCAGTCCTCGGCTGAATCGCTGCCACCGAAGCCGGAGCAGTGTTACCTCGAGTTGCGGTCGCGGCGGCTTGAGAAGCCGACGCTTGTCAGGCAGAACATGCAGAAGATTCCTTCACCGAGAGATAGTCTAAATTGCCCGGAAAAGGAGGAGTTTGGGAGTGGAAGTGTGCCCAAGGAAGAAGAAAGTGTGTGCAGAGCGTTTGAAGCGGGGGATTTGGAAATTGACGCCTCTTTCGGGGAAAATAATTTGGAGTCCGAAGCTAGGGGAAG GAGAACTAGAGAAAGCACGCCGTGTAGTTTGATCGGGGCTACCGACACTATCATCACTCCGGGTTCCAGCACAAAGTCTGCGACTCTTGCTCCTACCAATCAAAGGGTCCGAAATACTCGGATCAGAAGCATGCCCACAGACCATGAACTTGAGGAGTTTTTCTCTCAGATGGAGGAAGCTCAGCATCGACACTTCATCGATAA GTATAACTTCGATATTGTGAATGACTTGCCCCTCCCAGGTCGCTACATCTGGGAGAAACTGTCGCCTTAG
- the LOC140879894 gene encoding uncharacterized protein isoform X2, giving the protein MMMMNQQQQHQQLMNMNPNRMILNQMNPPQLQQSQPQMLPINRSYGVWPPHLQPQPPFQNPNPNVGAVNPPPPTFKNPLGPRSSWKGKRMNKPNDKRRKEQHKSLMVGNIVGGLAGGVNIVGGGDGNLNFSNYNLPTLNELQYQNRLKTRKFFPKKKFNQNNNMNMGYNNNNSNYGNSRSAPFAPRNTTSFLIRAKKSGGIASLVSPCPVTPAVLPTPIFSPSREVLVDMAKEEWGVDGYGSMKGLIRLRSPGHEMEAQEDEEDDDGGSSESDVEEHVEVERRLDHDLSRFEMIYNPNSVGVGGMEYHNVLENRVDDQDTQIAQLEEENMILKERLFLMEREIGGLTRRLQCLERRGGNRVEDREEVVENESDDGSDSHDYAHSMEENNDEFCEENNVHGSGFSQGNDTNNKNAVCYENISNNDGLFEADKNDNIEDSECIVEKNNDELVDKNKDQKIIVPCDDIEQNNEDMNKCADAEVKAGDN; this is encoded by the exons atgatgatgatgaatcaACAGCAGCAGCATCAACAGTTGATGAACATGAATCCTAATCGGATGATTTTGAATCAAATGAACCCACCGCAACTTCAGCAGTCGCAGCCTCAG ATGCTTCCGATTAATCGGAGCTATGGAGTGTGGCCCCCGCATCTACAGCCGCAGCCGCCGTTTCAAAACCCTAATCCGAACGTCGGTGCTGTGAACCCACCGCCACCTACTTTCAAAAATCCGTTGGGTCCAAGGAGCAGCTGGAAGGGCAAAAGGATGAATAAGCCCAACGACAAGAGGAGGAAGGAGCAACATAAATCGCTGATGGTGGGCAATATTGTTGGTGGTCTTGCTGGTGGTGTCAATATAGTCGGTGGTGGTGATGGAAACTTGAACTTTAGTAACTATAATTTGCCTACTTTGAATGAGTTGCAGTATCAAAACCGATTGAAGACTAGGAAGTTTTTCCCCAAAAAGAAGTTTAATCAGAATAATAATATGAACATgggttataataataataatagtaattatGGTAACAGCAGGTCTGCTCCATTTGCCCCAAGGAACACTACTTCCTTTTTAATTAGGGCGAAGAAGAGTGGTGGTATTGCGTCTTTGGTTTCTCCATGTCCGGTCACGCCTGCAGTCTTGCCGACTCCTATTTTTTCTCCTTCTCGGGAGGTTTTAGTGGACATGGCCAAGGAAGAGTGGGGTGTCGATGGGTATGGATCAATGAAGGGATTGATTAGGTTAAGATCACCTGGACATGAAATGGAGGCTCAGGAGGATGAAGAGGATGATGATGGAGGTTCGAGTGAGAGTGATGTGGAGGAGCATGTTGAGGTCGAGAGGAGGTTGGACCATGATTTGAGCAGGTTTGAGATGATTTATAACCCTAACAGTGTCGGTGTTGGTGGGATGGAGTATCACAATGTGTTGGAGAATCGAGTGGATGATCAGGATACTCAGATTGCCCAGCTGGAGGAGGAGAATATGATATTGAAGGAAAGATTGTTTTTAATGGAGAGAGAGATAGGGGGCTTGACAAGGAGGTTGCAATGCCTTGAGAGGAGAGGGGGAAATAGAGTGGAAGACCGTGAGGAGGTAGTGGAGAATGAATCTGATGATGGAAGTGATAGTCATGATTATGCACATTCAATGGAGGAAAACAATGACGAATTCTGTGAAGAGAATAATGTTCATGGGTCTGGTTTTTCTCAAGGCAATGACACTAACAATAAGAATGCTGTTTGTTACGAGAACATATCGAACAATGATGGGCTATTTGAAGCTGATAAGAATGATAACATTGAAGACTCTGAATGCATAGTAGAAAAGAACAATGACGAGCTTGTTGACAAAAATAAGGACCAGAAGATCATTGTACCATGTGATGATATAGAACAAAACAATGAGGATATGAACAAGTGTGCAGATGCGGAAGTGAAGGCAGGGGATAATTGA
- the LOC140879894 gene encoding uncharacterized protein isoform X1 — protein MNEQAMMMMNQQQQHQQLMNMNPNRMILNQMNPPQLQQSQPQMLPINRSYGVWPPHLQPQPPFQNPNPNVGAVNPPPPTFKNPLGPRSSWKGKRMNKPNDKRRKEQHKSLMVGNIVGGLAGGVNIVGGGDGNLNFSNYNLPTLNELQYQNRLKTRKFFPKKKFNQNNNMNMGYNNNNSNYGNSRSAPFAPRNTTSFLIRAKKSGGIASLVSPCPVTPAVLPTPIFSPSREVLVDMAKEEWGVDGYGSMKGLIRLRSPGHEMEAQEDEEDDDGGSSESDVEEHVEVERRLDHDLSRFEMIYNPNSVGVGGMEYHNVLENRVDDQDTQIAQLEEENMILKERLFLMEREIGGLTRRLQCLERRGGNRVEDREEVVENESDDGSDSHDYAHSMEENNDEFCEENNVHGSGFSQGNDTNNKNAVCYENISNNDGLFEADKNDNIEDSECIVEKNNDELVDKNKDQKIIVPCDDIEQNNEDMNKCADAEVKAGDN, from the exons ATGAACGAGCaggcgatgatgatgatgaatcaACAGCAGCAGCATCAACAGTTGATGAACATGAATCCTAATCGGATGATTTTGAATCAAATGAACCCACCGCAACTTCAGCAGTCGCAGCCTCAG ATGCTTCCGATTAATCGGAGCTATGGAGTGTGGCCCCCGCATCTACAGCCGCAGCCGCCGTTTCAAAACCCTAATCCGAACGTCGGTGCTGTGAACCCACCGCCACCTACTTTCAAAAATCCGTTGGGTCCAAGGAGCAGCTGGAAGGGCAAAAGGATGAATAAGCCCAACGACAAGAGGAGGAAGGAGCAACATAAATCGCTGATGGTGGGCAATATTGTTGGTGGTCTTGCTGGTGGTGTCAATATAGTCGGTGGTGGTGATGGAAACTTGAACTTTAGTAACTATAATTTGCCTACTTTGAATGAGTTGCAGTATCAAAACCGATTGAAGACTAGGAAGTTTTTCCCCAAAAAGAAGTTTAATCAGAATAATAATATGAACATgggttataataataataatagtaattatGGTAACAGCAGGTCTGCTCCATTTGCCCCAAGGAACACTACTTCCTTTTTAATTAGGGCGAAGAAGAGTGGTGGTATTGCGTCTTTGGTTTCTCCATGTCCGGTCACGCCTGCAGTCTTGCCGACTCCTATTTTTTCTCCTTCTCGGGAGGTTTTAGTGGACATGGCCAAGGAAGAGTGGGGTGTCGATGGGTATGGATCAATGAAGGGATTGATTAGGTTAAGATCACCTGGACATGAAATGGAGGCTCAGGAGGATGAAGAGGATGATGATGGAGGTTCGAGTGAGAGTGATGTGGAGGAGCATGTTGAGGTCGAGAGGAGGTTGGACCATGATTTGAGCAGGTTTGAGATGATTTATAACCCTAACAGTGTCGGTGTTGGTGGGATGGAGTATCACAATGTGTTGGAGAATCGAGTGGATGATCAGGATACTCAGATTGCCCAGCTGGAGGAGGAGAATATGATATTGAAGGAAAGATTGTTTTTAATGGAGAGAGAGATAGGGGGCTTGACAAGGAGGTTGCAATGCCTTGAGAGGAGAGGGGGAAATAGAGTGGAAGACCGTGAGGAGGTAGTGGAGAATGAATCTGATGATGGAAGTGATAGTCATGATTATGCACATTCAATGGAGGAAAACAATGACGAATTCTGTGAAGAGAATAATGTTCATGGGTCTGGTTTTTCTCAAGGCAATGACACTAACAATAAGAATGCTGTTTGTTACGAGAACATATCGAACAATGATGGGCTATTTGAAGCTGATAAGAATGATAACATTGAAGACTCTGAATGCATAGTAGAAAAGAACAATGACGAGCTTGTTGACAAAAATAAGGACCAGAAGATCATTGTACCATGTGATGATATAGAACAAAACAATGAGGATATGAACAAGTGTGCAGATGCGGAAGTGAAGGCAGGGGATAATTGA